From Amaranthus tricolor cultivar Red isolate AtriRed21 chromosome 4, ASM2621246v1, whole genome shotgun sequence:
GTACCACAAAAGGCCAATATATAGCCTGCCAAAAGGACAAAACAATTAATATATCATATATGATAGTGAAATATAAACAAACAGCGAAGTATAATAGGAAATTACCAAGCTCAATGTTTTTCTGAAATTCGTTTTTAAATGGGCATTAGGAACACTAGAAAAGAGTAAGAGACAATGccacaagaacaaaacaccttGCACCCTTCCAATAACACGTACACAGCTCATAACAATCAAAACGGATATATACTCAGGATCATGGCGCTCAACCCATTCAAATTCCCTCTAACAAACACCGAAACCAGTTTGCATCCAAGAAAGAGCAATGCACGTGGATGTAAATCCAGGTATGGCAGCGAAAACAAGATTCATATTTCTAAAGAGCCAAATCAGATGTCACCATCAAACAAGCATAAGATCGCATCATAACATCACTGAGCACCTGAAATAGAAATTCTCCCACAGAGGGACAAATGCCTTCTCGATGAGAAACAGAAAATTTTGCAATTCTAATTACGCATTCCAAGTCTGAAACCACATAAGATGTCATCCACTAGATTACAACTAGGTAAAAAGCTTTCCCCCCTCTTTGTGAAGATTATCTTGTAGAACAGCATCTTCGACAAAGCTgaaattaaaatgacaaatgttaaGACAGAGAGTCAAATcacttcaaaagaaaaaaaagacaaGACTAAAACCACAAGCCATGAGCATAAAGTCATCTTCATACCATTCAAATTTAGCGATAACCACCGGCTCCTGGCCTCTCATACGGTCCTGATCGGTCACGACCATACCTATCACCCCCGTATCCCCCTGATCGGCTACCACCAGAACCCCTGTAAcgtccaccaccaccaccaccacctcctCCAGCATATCGGTCTCCTCCACGGTCAGGTCCATAATGATCACCACCTCTCCTATCCCCTCTTCCATTATACCTACCACCACCTCTACCTCCATCATCGGAAGGGCATTCACGAGCAAAATGTCCTGGTTTACCACATTTAAAACAGTCGCCACCACCGCCACCGCCACCGCCACCCCCCCTTGAACCCCCTCCATAACCACGATCACGCCCGCGATCACGACCACGGTCATAGTCTCCATCGCGGTCCCTAGAACCACCTTGAG
This genomic window contains:
- the LOC130810170 gene encoding glycine-rich RNA-binding protein RZ1A, yielding MGDVDEFRCFVGSLSWSTTDRGLKDAFEKFGRLIEAKVVLDKYSGRSRGFGFVSFDDKRAMEEAIDAMNGMDLDGRNITVERAQPTQGGSRDRDGDYDRGRDRGRDRGYGGGSRGGGGGGGGGGDCFKCGKPGHFARECPSDDGGRGGGRYNGRGDRRGGDHYGPDRGGDRYAGGGGGGGGGRYRGSGGSRSGGYGGDRYGRDRSGPYERPGAGGYR